In Deltaproteobacteria bacterium, the following proteins share a genomic window:
- the mtnA gene encoding S-methyl-5-thioribose-1-phosphate isomerase: protein MFKTIEWKDNSVIMIDQRLLPAQEVYRTYTDFLDVAEAIREMVVRGAPAIGVAAAMGIALGAKDIDAKDKKGFCIEFDKICKVIASTRPTAVNLFWAVERMKSIVRKNPKLNIEELKQRLIQEAKTIHEQDIEINRQMGKHGSRFIKNGDTVLTHCNAGALATAGYGTALGVIRAAVEEGKKIKVFADETRPFLQGSRLTCWELMKDGIDTTLITDNMAGYMMKKGIIDLVIVGADRIAANGDTANKIGTYSVAVLAKEHKIPFYVAAPLSTIDLKLKNGDKIPIEERDIKEVTHIKDVQIAPDNIKVKNPAFDVTPNKYITAIITEKGAIKKPFEKELKKLYKRMGSGR, encoded by the coding sequence ATGTTTAAGACTATTGAATGGAAAGATAATAGTGTCATTATGATTGACCAAAGGCTTCTGCCCGCTCAAGAGGTCTATAGGACATATACTGATTTTCTTGATGTGGCAGAAGCAATAAGGGAGATGGTTGTCCGTGGTGCGCCTGCAATTGGTGTCGCTGCTGCAATGGGCATTGCCCTTGGTGCGAAGGATATAGATGCAAAAGATAAAAAGGGGTTTTGCATAGAATTTGATAAGATTTGCAAGGTCATAGCGTCCACAAGACCAACAGCAGTAAACCTCTTCTGGGCAGTTGAGAGGATGAAATCTATTGTAAGGAAAAATCCAAAACTGAATATAGAGGAACTAAAACAAAGACTTATCCAAGAGGCAAAGACAATCCATGAACAAGACATTGAAATAAATAGACAGATGGGTAAACACGGCAGTAGGTTTATAAAAAATGGTGATACTGTTTTAACGCACTGCAATGCAGGGGCTTTGGCAACTGCTGGATATGGAACAGCGCTCGGGGTTATAAGGGCAGCAGTAGAAGAAGGTAAAAAGATAAAGGTATTTGCTGATGAGACAAGACCCTTTTTACAGGGTTCAAGACTAACCTGCTGGGAACTTATGAAAGACGGCATTGATACAACTCTTATAACAGACAATATGGCAGGGTATATGATGAAAAAAGGCATTATTGATTTAGTAATCGTAGGCGCTGACAGGATTGCTGCAAACGGCGACACCGCAAATAAAATCGGCACATATTCAGTTGCGGTTTTAGCAAAGGAGCATAAGATACCATTTTATGTTGCAGCCCCTCTTTCAACAATTGATTTGAAACTTAAAAACGGAGATAAAATCCCGATTGAAGAAAGGGATATAAAAGAGGTTACTCATATAAAGGATGTACAGATTGCACCTGATAATATTAAGGTAAAAAACCCTGCCTTTGATGTAACACCTAATAAGTATATTACCGCTATAATCACAGAAAAGGGCGCTATAAAAAAGCCTTTTGAAAAGGAGTTGAAGAAACTTTATAAAAGAATGGGAAGTGGGAGGTAG